A window of the Pseudoalteromonas sp. A25 genome harbors these coding sequences:
- a CDS encoding heparinase II/III family protein — MKYLKFKQFYYRLLYKITTPTVYKAEPTSCKCWVWCGPEVNPQSITSETTVKFLNQTGSIVTLEDWNCPSKTKLWLYNLHYFDDLSSFDSFKRYDLQRGWIERWIADNPPCLGNGWEPYPISLRLVNWVKWCSKQKHVSPAYTKSMLEQADALSKQLEYHILGNHLFANAKALTFVGAYLNGEQAERYLNKGIDILDKEISEQFLDDGAHFELSPMYHEILLWDLLELIDLAHTSDNDLLKKYSHGWRAVAVKALTWLQVMIHPDGEISFFNDAAIGIAKQPKDIFSYAKKLGILCEMDSKRLITNPTSGYSRVTFDEYTLIFDHANVGPDYLPGHAHADTLSFELSIGEQRVFVNSGTSLYGISEERLRQRETAAHNTVTVEGCSSSQVWSGFRVAKRAYAKLNQTSYSDGRTLLVASHDGYLKQSPKLIHTRKLECSGKSIKVHDDLSHAKAACLHLNIHPELDIVQTSARACEIFKQGTRLCVLESDSALQLKDSTWHPEFGKSVPNKKIEINFNSGSIRTEIRIIKGLE; from the coding sequence GTGAAATACCTTAAGTTTAAACAGTTTTACTATAGACTCTTATATAAAATCACAACGCCTACAGTTTATAAAGCAGAGCCAACTTCATGCAAATGTTGGGTTTGGTGTGGCCCAGAGGTTAATCCGCAAAGTATAACCTCAGAAACTACCGTAAAGTTTTTAAACCAAACAGGAAGTATAGTAACACTAGAAGATTGGAACTGCCCTAGTAAAACTAAGCTTTGGTTGTATAACCTTCATTATTTTGATGATTTAAGTTCTTTTGATTCCTTTAAAAGGTACGATTTACAACGGGGGTGGATAGAAAGGTGGATAGCTGATAATCCTCCTTGCTTAGGTAATGGGTGGGAGCCGTATCCAATATCATTACGGTTAGTCAACTGGGTTAAGTGGTGCAGTAAGCAAAAGCATGTTTCTCCTGCATATACCAAAAGTATGTTAGAGCAAGCCGATGCACTTTCTAAGCAGCTCGAATATCACATCTTAGGAAATCACTTATTTGCAAACGCTAAAGCTCTGACTTTTGTTGGAGCTTACTTAAATGGCGAACAAGCTGAGCGCTACTTAAATAAAGGCATTGATATTTTAGATAAAGAAATATCTGAGCAGTTTTTAGATGATGGAGCCCACTTTGAACTATCCCCCATGTATCACGAAATTTTGCTTTGGGATTTACTGGAGTTAATAGACTTAGCTCATACTAGTGATAATGATTTGCTAAAAAAATATAGCCATGGTTGGAGGGCTGTTGCAGTAAAAGCGCTTACTTGGCTTCAGGTGATGATTCACCCTGATGGGGAGATTAGTTTTTTCAACGATGCAGCTATAGGAATCGCCAAGCAGCCTAAAGATATTTTTAGCTACGCTAAAAAGCTAGGCATATTATGTGAGATGGACTCCAAAAGGTTAATCACAAACCCTACTAGCGGCTACAGCAGAGTAACTTTTGATGAATATACCCTTATCTTCGATCACGCTAATGTTGGACCTGATTACCTACCTGGTCATGCACATGCTGATACTTTAAGTTTTGAATTGTCGATTGGAGAGCAAAGAGTATTCGTTAACTCAGGTACTTCGCTTTATGGTATTAGTGAAGAGCGTTTAAGGCAGCGTGAGACGGCAGCACATAACACAGTTACGGTCGAAGGTTGCAGCTCCTCACAAGTTTGGTCTGGATTTAGAGTTGCTAAGCGAGCATATGCAAAGTTAAACCAAACAAGTTATAGTGATGGTCGTACATTATTGGTTGCAAGCCATGATGGTTATCTAAAGCAAAGCCCTAAACTTATTCATACCAGAAAGTTAGAGTGTTCAGGTAAGAGTATAAAAGTTCATGATGATTTATCACATGCTAAAGCTGCGTGCTTACACTTAAATATCCACCCAGAGCTTGATATTGTTCAAACTTCAGCTCGTGCGTGTGAGATTTTTAAACAAGGCACTAGATTATGTGTATTAGAAAGTGACAGTGCATTACAGTTAAAAGATAGTACGTGGCACCCTGAATTTGGTAAGTCTGTTCCAAACAAAAAAATCGAAATTAACTTTAACAGCGGTAGTATACGAACTGAAATAAGAATAATTAAGGGACTAGAGTGA
- a CDS encoding sugar transferase yields the protein MIRLLDFLFALFGLLFAFPFLVILYIIGLFDTGSPIFTQERVGRNKKPFTLVKFRTMKVDTASVASHLASSSSITPFGHFLRKTKLDELPQLWNVLKGEMSLVGPRPGLYNQEELTYAREVKGIYSVRPGITGLAQVSEIDMSTPELLATTDRQMIDTLTVANYFKYIVMTVTGSGSGDRVGKH from the coding sequence ATGATACGATTACTCGATTTTTTATTTGCCTTGTTTGGCCTTTTATTCGCTTTTCCTTTCTTGGTCATTTTGTACATCATTGGACTGTTTGATACTGGCTCACCGATTTTTACTCAAGAGCGTGTTGGTAGAAATAAAAAGCCATTTACTTTAGTGAAGTTTAGAACGATGAAGGTAGACACTGCATCTGTTGCGAGCCACCTTGCGAGCTCTTCTTCAATAACACCATTTGGTCACTTTCTTCGTAAAACAAAGCTGGATGAGCTTCCTCAGCTATGGAATGTATTAAAAGGTGAAATGAGCCTGGTTGGTCCACGCCCAGGTTTATACAACCAAGAAGAGCTTACATATGCAAGAGAAGTTAAAGGCATATATTCTGTAAGACCTGGGATCACAGGTCTTGCCCAGGTGAGCGAAATAGACATGTCTACCCCAGAATTACTTGCGACAACGGATAGGCAAATGATCGATACTTTGACAGTGGCTAATTATTTTAAGTATATAGTAATGACTGTAACAGGCAGTGGTTCTGGGGATAGGGTAGGTAAGCATTGA
- a CDS encoding AglZ/HisF2 family acetamidino modification protein — protein MLRSRVSPCLLVHKKGLVKTVKFKDAKYVGDPINAVKIFNEKEVDELIVLDIDATVENKSPDYQMIKHLANESRMPLCYGGGIKTPQQAQEIIKLGVEKVAISSQALSNPSVLKEMAEIIGKQSVVVVLDVKKTLFGSYEIYTHNGKNKVKKKLEQVISELEEFGVGELVINSIDQDGMMKGYDMKLAEKVRELTSVPLTILGGAGSAEDILKLIDKFKVIGASAGSLFVFKGVYKAVLINYMNQDALAKIRKIARSQLGK, from the coding sequence ATGTTGAGGTCTAGAGTATCCCCTTGTTTACTTGTTCATAAGAAAGGGCTAGTTAAAACAGTAAAGTTTAAAGATGCCAAATATGTTGGTGATCCTATCAATGCTGTAAAAATTTTTAATGAAAAAGAAGTTGATGAGCTGATTGTGTTAGACATTGATGCAACAGTCGAAAACAAGTCACCCGATTATCAAATGATTAAGCACCTCGCCAATGAGAGTCGTATGCCATTGTGTTATGGAGGAGGAATAAAAACACCTCAACAAGCACAAGAAATTATTAAGCTAGGTGTCGAGAAAGTTGCTATTTCAAGTCAAGCCTTAAGTAACCCATCAGTTCTTAAAGAAATGGCTGAAATTATAGGCAAGCAAAGTGTTGTTGTGGTTTTAGATGTCAAAAAAACACTTTTTGGCAGTTATGAAATATATACACATAACGGAAAGAACAAAGTTAAAAAGAAGCTTGAGCAAGTTATATCTGAACTCGAAGAGTTTGGAGTTGGTGAGCTAGTTATAAACTCAATTGACCAAGATGGAATGATGAAAGGTTACGACATGAAGTTAGCTGAGAAAGTGAGGGAACTAACCAGTGTTCCACTTACAATACTTGGTGGAGCAGGCTCTGCAGAAGATATTTTGAAGCTGATTGATAAGTTTAAAGTAATCGGAGCCTCTGCTGGTAGCCTTTTTGTTTTTAAAGGTGTTTACAAAGCTGTACTTATAAACTATATGAACCAAGACGCCCTTGCAAAAATAAGAAAAATCGCTCGCTCACAATTAGGAAAGTAA
- the hisH gene encoding imidazole glycerol phosphate synthase subunit HisH: MIAIIDYGSGNIQAIQNIFTKLKVDSFFASTPEALQAADKIILPGVGAFDEAMTQLQESGMREALDHFALIDKKPVLGICVGLQIMATGSDEGKLSGLGWFDASVKKFDESKINFKPKLPHMGWNEIEPTEAHPLLSNIDCEKGFYFIHSYYFEAHDEKDVFIKAHYGDDFCCAVSKDNIFGLQFHPEKSHTNGINLFKNFAELKLC; this comes from the coding sequence ATGATAGCTATAATCGACTATGGTTCTGGGAATATTCAAGCCATTCAAAACATATTTACTAAGTTAAAGGTTGATTCTTTTTTTGCAAGTACACCAGAAGCTTTACAAGCTGCAGACAAAATAATCTTGCCAGGTGTTGGCGCTTTTGATGAAGCGATGACACAACTGCAGGAATCTGGAATGAGAGAAGCTTTAGATCACTTTGCATTAATTGACAAGAAACCTGTATTAGGGATTTGTGTTGGTCTACAAATTATGGCAACAGGCAGCGACGAGGGTAAGTTATCTGGACTCGGTTGGTTTGATGCTTCAGTAAAGAAGTTTGACGAATCTAAAATAAACTTTAAGCCGAAACTTCCTCATATGGGGTGGAATGAAATTGAGCCAACGGAAGCACATCCTCTACTAAGTAATATTGACTGTGAAAAAGGGTTTTACTTTATTCACTCTTATTACTTTGAAGCTCACGACGAGAAAGATGTATTCATTAAAGCGCATTATGGTGATGATTTTTGTTGTGCTGTGAGCAAAGACAATATTTTTGGGCTTCAGTTCCACCCAGAAAAAAGCCACACCAATGGTATTAATCTATTTAAAAATTTCGCAGAGCTTAAATTATGTTGA
- a CDS encoding bi-domain-containing oxidoreductase, with the protein MKQILQDMAKGGSSIVKAPAPTITKNHVLINTTTTLISIGTERMLVDFGKANLIDKARSQPDKVKMVLEKVQTDGLMTTVDAVKSKLAQPLPLGYCNVGVVEQIGNGVNAVRVGERVVSNGPHADVVRVSKNLVAKVPDNVSDEEAAFTVVASIGLQGIRLANPTMGECFVVTGVGLIGLLTVQMLRAQGCRVLAIDYDQEKLKLARQFGAEICNPGAGEDPVAAGISFSRGEGVDGVIITASTKSNDPVTQAARMSRKRGRIILVGVTGLELSRADFYEKELTFQVSCSYGPGRYDPSYEEQGNDYPFAFVRWTEQRNFEAILDMMAGGQLDVKPLITHRFKFENASEAYELLTSDKSALGILLQFESEPQSRHVKTVPLNPTVNYEKDEPVIGFIGAGNYASRVLIPAFKQAGAKLHSVATSGGINGVIHGEKSGFVEATTDTQAMIKNDDINTVAIVTQHNSHAAFVKAALEAGKNVFVEKPLAINHEELNEVKVAYKEACKNALEPKLMVGFNRRFSPQIQKMKQLLEPIKEPKSFIMTMNAGAISAVHWTQDINIGGGRIIGEACHFVDLMRYLAGSEIVSVQARRMGDTDSVEVTEDKAAIILGFADGSFGTINYFANGAASFPKERVEVFTNGKVLQLDNFIKLKAYGFKGFKKMNLWKQDKGQNLCSKLFLDSIRDGNPAPIAIDEIFEVAKVSIDIAEQLRSQ; encoded by the coding sequence ATGAAGCAAATACTACAGGATATGGCGAAAGGTGGATCGTCTATTGTTAAGGCGCCTGCTCCAACGATTACTAAAAATCATGTTCTCATTAATACCACTACTACTTTAATTTCTATAGGTACAGAGAGAATGCTTGTGGATTTTGGTAAGGCAAACTTAATAGATAAAGCTCGTTCTCAACCTGATAAAGTTAAAATGGTACTTGAGAAAGTTCAAACTGATGGGCTAATGACCACTGTAGATGCTGTGAAATCAAAGTTAGCTCAACCATTACCATTGGGTTATTGCAATGTAGGTGTTGTTGAGCAAATTGGTAATGGAGTTAATGCTGTTAGGGTTGGTGAGCGCGTAGTCTCAAATGGCCCTCATGCTGATGTTGTTCGTGTATCTAAAAACCTGGTTGCAAAAGTCCCTGATAATGTTAGTGATGAAGAAGCTGCATTCACGGTTGTGGCAAGTATCGGCCTACAAGGTATTCGTTTAGCAAACCCAACAATGGGTGAATGCTTTGTCGTTACAGGTGTTGGTTTAATCGGCTTGCTAACAGTTCAAATGCTAAGAGCACAAGGTTGTAGAGTATTAGCCATAGATTATGATCAAGAAAAATTAAAGCTGGCAAGACAATTTGGGGCTGAGATTTGCAACCCCGGTGCAGGTGAAGACCCTGTTGCGGCTGGTATTTCCTTTAGCCGTGGAGAGGGTGTTGATGGTGTTATTATAACAGCCTCAACCAAGTCTAATGACCCAGTAACACAAGCTGCACGAATGAGTCGTAAACGTGGTCGTATCATTTTAGTTGGGGTGACTGGCTTAGAGTTAAGTCGAGCAGACTTTTATGAGAAAGAGTTAACTTTTCAAGTATCGTGCTCTTATGGCCCTGGGCGTTATGATCCTAGTTACGAAGAACAGGGGAATGATTACCCATTTGCGTTCGTTCGTTGGACAGAGCAGCGTAACTTTGAAGCAATTCTTGATATGATGGCAGGTGGTCAGTTAGATGTTAAGCCATTAATTACGCATCGCTTTAAGTTTGAAAACGCAAGTGAAGCATATGAGCTACTTACTTCGGATAAAAGTGCTTTAGGTATTCTACTGCAGTTTGAGTCTGAACCACAATCACGTCATGTTAAAACCGTACCTTTAAACCCCACTGTAAATTACGAAAAGGATGAGCCTGTAATTGGATTTATTGGTGCTGGTAATTACGCTTCGCGCGTTTTAATACCCGCTTTTAAACAGGCTGGTGCAAAACTACATAGTGTTGCAACATCAGGCGGGATAAATGGAGTTATTCACGGCGAAAAATCAGGCTTTGTAGAAGCAACTACAGATACACAAGCTATGATTAAAAATGATGACATTAACACTGTTGCTATCGTCACCCAGCACAATAGCCATGCAGCTTTTGTAAAAGCAGCGCTCGAGGCTGGTAAAAATGTATTTGTTGAGAAGCCATTAGCAATCAACCATGAAGAACTAAATGAGGTTAAGGTTGCTTATAAAGAGGCTTGTAAGAATGCTTTAGAGCCTAAGCTAATGGTTGGTTTTAACCGTCGCTTTTCCCCTCAAATTCAGAAAATGAAACAGCTGTTAGAACCAATAAAAGAACCTAAATCGTTCATTATGACTATGAATGCAGGAGCTATTTCTGCTGTTCATTGGACACAAGACATTAATATAGGTGGTGGACGTATTATTGGAGAGGCATGCCACTTTGTTGATTTAATGCGTTATTTAGCTGGAAGTGAAATTGTATCTGTTCAAGCTCGAAGAATGGGAGATACTGACTCGGTAGAAGTAACTGAGGATAAAGCCGCAATAATTTTAGGCTTTGCGGATGGGTCATTTGGTACTATAAACTACTTTGCGAATGGTGCAGCAAGCTTCCCCAAGGAACGAGTAGAGGTATTTACCAATGGTAAAGTCTTACAGCTAGATAACTTTATAAAACTAAAAGCATACGGATTCAAAGGGTTTAAAAAAATGAACCTTTGGAAGCAGGATAAAGGTCAAAACCTGTGTTCTAAGTTATTTCTTGATTCTATTCGTGATGGTAACCCCGCCCCAATCGCTATCGATGAAATTTTTGAAGTAGCAAAAGTATCCATAGACATTGCTGAACAGCTCAGAAGTCAATGA
- a CDS encoding glycosyltransferase family 4 protein has translation MKILFLSFYYQPDLCAGSFRASALVEQLRQQEEVEIDVITTMPNRYASFNAGAKSEEVLDNVRVRRVELPSHKSGMLDQIKSFYAFYNQVNKAVKNEQYDLVFATSSRLFTAFLGARIAKRKKLPLYLDIRDIFVDTIKDVLNPKLALLMKPILNMVESYTFSNAQSINLVSKGFEEYFYLRYKKPKYTFFTNGIDKEFLSFEKQNVSSESTYGIKTVLYAGNIGEGQGLNTIIPELAKICKQRYHFKIIGDGGRKDLLLSSCESIDNISFHPPVNREQLLKEYTRADILFLHLNDYPAFEKVLPSKVFEYAATGKPVLAGVSGYAAEFIKEEVSNAAVFYPGDAKAGHSALSSLNSEYSDRKGFIAKYTRSNIMKKMSLSILSCRS, from the coding sequence GTGAAGATACTTTTTTTATCTTTTTATTATCAACCCGACCTTTGTGCTGGCTCGTTTAGAGCAAGCGCACTAGTTGAACAATTGAGGCAGCAAGAAGAAGTTGAAATCGATGTAATCACAACCATGCCTAATCGCTATGCTAGCTTTAATGCTGGCGCTAAATCAGAAGAGGTTTTAGATAATGTGCGCGTACGTCGAGTTGAGCTTCCCTCGCATAAAAGTGGCATGCTCGACCAAATAAAATCTTTTTATGCGTTTTACAACCAAGTGAATAAAGCTGTCAAAAATGAACAGTATGATTTAGTCTTCGCCACTAGCTCTCGGCTTTTTACTGCATTTCTTGGTGCTAGAATAGCGAAGCGTAAGAAGTTACCACTATATTTAGATATACGAGATATTTTCGTCGATACCATAAAAGACGTTCTAAACCCTAAGTTAGCACTTTTAATGAAACCAATCTTGAACATGGTTGAAAGCTATACATTCTCAAATGCACAGAGTATTAACCTAGTATCTAAAGGTTTTGAAGAATACTTTTACTTACGATATAAGAAGCCTAAATACACATTTTTTACCAATGGCATTGACAAAGAGTTTCTTAGCTTTGAAAAGCAGAATGTCAGCTCTGAAAGTACTTACGGTATCAAAACAGTTTTATATGCTGGCAACATAGGAGAGGGACAAGGTTTAAATACTATAATCCCTGAGCTTGCAAAAATATGTAAACAGAGGTACCACTTTAAAATTATAGGTGATGGTGGGCGTAAGGATTTATTGCTCTCCAGTTGTGAAAGTATAGATAATATCTCTTTCCACCCTCCAGTTAATCGCGAGCAATTATTAAAAGAGTACACCAGAGCCGATATTCTGTTTTTACACTTGAATGATTACCCTGCTTTTGAAAAAGTCCTACCTTCTAAAGTGTTTGAATATGCCGCTACTGGTAAGCCTGTTCTAGCTGGAGTAAGTGGTTACGCCGCTGAGTTTATAAAAGAAGAAGTAAGCAATGCTGCAGTGTTTTACCCTGGAGACGCTAAGGCTGGTCATAGTGCGTTAAGTAGCCTTAATAGTGAATACAGTGATAGAAAGGGTTTTATTGCAAAGTATACTCGCTCCAATATTATGAAAAAAATGTCCCTATCAATTTTATCTTGCCGAAGCTAA
- a CDS encoding N-acetyl sugar amidotransferase — MTTNNYQVCTNCVMDTTDSKITFDENGICDHCSTFYNDIKPNWHTDEKGWAEITKIAADIKKEGEGKEFDCIIGMSGGIDSSYLVYLAKERLGLRPLVFHVDAGWNSQQAVHNIEQIVDRLGLDLYTEVIDWEEMKDLQLSFFKAGVSHTDTPQDHAFFATMYKFASKHKIKHILTGGNYSTECIRNPLEWMYFQSDSRQIKDIQKKFGTKKLKNFPLTNILWHKIYLPYIKGIKLYRPLDFMPYDKEEATQFLVDNYGYQRYAQKHFESRFTRFYEAYWLYVKFGYDTRKVQYSSLIVTGQMTREDALEKLKNPPYDPETIDDDFSYIANKLGITVDELKGYLKAPNKTYKDYKNQQAIYDLGAKVMRKLGLEKGGKR; from the coding sequence GTGACTACTAATAATTATCAAGTCTGTACTAACTGCGTAATGGACACAACGGATTCGAAAATCACTTTTGATGAGAATGGAATATGCGATCATTGTTCTACATTTTACAATGATATTAAGCCTAATTGGCACACGGATGAAAAAGGTTGGGCAGAGATAACAAAAATTGCAGCCGATATTAAAAAGGAAGGTGAAGGGAAAGAGTTTGATTGCATTATTGGTATGAGTGGTGGTATTGACAGCTCATACCTTGTTTATTTAGCAAAAGAGAGGCTAGGTTTAAGGCCATTGGTCTTCCATGTTGATGCTGGTTGGAACTCTCAGCAAGCTGTTCATAATATTGAGCAGATAGTAGATCGACTTGGCTTAGACCTGTATACAGAAGTAATCGATTGGGAAGAGATGAAAGACTTGCAGCTTTCTTTCTTCAAGGCAGGTGTTTCTCATACAGATACACCGCAAGACCATGCTTTTTTTGCGACTATGTATAAGTTTGCTTCAAAGCATAAAATTAAACATATTCTAACGGGCGGTAACTACTCAACTGAGTGCATTCGCAACCCATTAGAGTGGATGTACTTCCAATCAGACTCTCGTCAGATTAAAGATATTCAAAAGAAATTTGGTACTAAAAAGCTTAAGAATTTTCCATTGACAAATATCTTATGGCACAAAATTTATTTGCCATATATCAAAGGGATTAAGCTGTATAGACCGCTTGACTTTATGCCTTATGACAAGGAAGAAGCAACGCAGTTTTTAGTTGATAATTACGGATATCAGCGCTACGCACAAAAACACTTTGAGTCTCGTTTTACTCGTTTCTATGAAGCTTATTGGCTGTATGTAAAATTTGGTTATGATACACGCAAAGTACAGTACTCTAGCTTGATTGTTACAGGGCAAATGACGCGAGAAGATGCGTTGGAAAAGCTCAAAAATCCACCATACGATCCTGAGACGATTGATGATGACTTTAGCTACATTGCTAATAAGCTTGGTATCACAGTCGACGAGTTAAAAGGCTACTTAAAAGCTCCGAACAAAACCTATAAAGATTATAAGAACCAACAAGCAATCTATGATTTAGGTGCTAAGGTGATGAGAAAGCTTGGCCTTGAGAAAGGCGGCAAAAGATGA
- a CDS encoding UDP-glucose 4-epimerase family protein: MNTLLITGYSGFVGSLLAKELQSNNALKLLGRKKSNLGKVYKHNIDGSGDYSSTLNNVDCVIHCAARVHVMKDSSVDPLAEFRAVNTAGTVNLAKQAAKASVKRFIFVSTIKVNGESTSGKPAFTPFDTPAPEDFYGVSKSEAEQLLLELGKQTGMEIVIIRPPLVYGEGVKANFASLMKLVGKGLPLPFRLINTNKRSLVSVYNLVDLIKVCIEHPKAVNQVFLVSDDNDLSTAEMVRLMARVQGKSNFSLPLPLWCFKLAGSLLGKLDVVDRLTGSLQLDITHTKNTLDWSPPYPVELGFKLAAKNL, translated from the coding sequence ATGAATACTTTATTGATTACTGGTTATTCTGGTTTTGTTGGTAGCTTGCTAGCTAAGGAGCTGCAAAGCAATAACGCTTTAAAACTTTTGGGGCGAAAAAAGTCAAATTTAGGCAAAGTTTATAAGCACAATATTGATGGTAGTGGTGATTACTCAAGTACGCTTAATAATGTTGACTGTGTAATTCATTGTGCTGCACGAGTTCATGTAATGAAAGACAGCTCGGTAGATCCTTTAGCTGAGTTTAGAGCTGTGAACACCGCTGGTACTGTGAATTTAGCTAAACAAGCTGCAAAAGCGAGTGTAAAACGCTTTATATTTGTTAGCACAATAAAAGTGAATGGAGAAAGCACATCAGGTAAACCAGCATTTACTCCATTCGATACACCTGCACCTGAAGACTTCTATGGAGTCTCAAAATCGGAGGCAGAGCAGCTGCTACTGGAGTTAGGTAAACAAACAGGGATGGAGATTGTGATTATAAGACCACCACTTGTGTACGGAGAAGGTGTGAAAGCTAATTTTGCATCTTTAATGAAACTTGTTGGTAAAGGGTTGCCTTTACCTTTTAGGTTAATAAACACTAATAAACGCAGTTTAGTATCTGTCTATAACCTGGTGGATTTAATCAAGGTGTGTATTGAGCACCCAAAAGCCGTTAATCAAGTTTTTTTAGTAAGTGATGACAATGATCTATCAACTGCTGAAATGGTGAGGCTTATGGCAAGGGTACAGGGCAAATCCAACTTTTCACTTCCATTACCTTTGTGGTGTTTTAAACTAGCAGGTAGTTTGCTGGGCAAACTAGATGTAGTTGATAGACTAACCGGCTCACTTCAGTTAGATATCACTCATACAAAAAACACACTTGATTGGTCTCCGCCTTATCCTGTTGAACTTGGCTTTAAACTTGCGGCTAAAAATTTATAA